The Sulfurospirillum halorespirans DSM 13726 genome has a window encoding:
- the kdsB gene encoding 3-deoxy-manno-octulosonate cytidylyltransferase: MIIIPARLASTRFPGKILADIHGLPMVIATAKRVQNLDNVAIAADTDEVVELAQKHGFKAILTSQNHQSGTDRINEAASKLNLPEDEIIVNVQADEPFIEEAVVKSVIERAQKTEAMITSACKKIDLLHVKDPNLVKVILDIHGNAIYFSRSAIPYDREGGFEGYLGHLGIYAFRKNALETFCALPYAPIEHIEKLEQLRAIYHGHSIAMVEVQSQSFGIDTPEDLERALAFFS, from the coding sequence GTGATTATTATCCCAGCGCGCCTTGCATCTACGCGTTTTCCTGGTAAAATCTTAGCCGATATTCACGGACTTCCGATGGTCATTGCCACGGCAAAACGTGTGCAAAACCTCGATAATGTCGCTATCGCCGCTGATACAGACGAAGTCGTAGAGCTCGCTCAAAAGCATGGTTTTAAAGCGATTTTGACATCGCAAAACCACCAAAGCGGAACAGATCGCATCAATGAAGCCGCTTCAAAACTGAATCTTCCTGAAGATGAGATCATTGTCAATGTCCAAGCTGATGAACCGTTCATCGAAGAAGCGGTGGTAAAAAGTGTGATTGAACGTGCTCAAAAGACAGAAGCGATGATAACCAGTGCATGCAAAAAGATCGATCTTCTACATGTAAAAGATCCTAACCTGGTTAAAGTCATTTTAGACATCCATGGAAACGCCATTTATTTTTCCAGAAGTGCCATTCCCTATGACCGTGAAGGCGGATTTGAGGGCTATTTGGGGCATCTAGGCATTTACGCATTTCGCAAAAATGCGCTTGAAACATTTTGTGCCCTTCCCTACGCCCCAATTGAACATATCGAAAAATTAGAGCAGCTGCGTGCCATCTACCACGGGCACTCCATTGCGATGGTCGAAGTGCAAAGTCAAAGTTTTGGCATCGACACGCCTGAAGATTTAGAACGCGCACTCGCTTTTTTTAGTTAA
- the dsbD gene encoding protein-disulfide reductase DsbD, producing MKHTIRFFSLFFLLVVTLFGVEKPKLLTPEEAFNVTATHSNQGVMISITLGEKIYLYDDKISLELTKPKTLDMTQWVERPKAEYFHDTLTQRKSFELFVPQSLLENEVKKGSFTLSFSYQGCSEMGICYQPITKEFTFKLKGGSATPLSEQDSIAQSFMSGNVALVLLSFFGFGLLLSLTPCVFPMIPILSSIIVSQPSVSMNAKKGFWLSLVYVLAMSLAYTIAGVLAALFGANLQASMQNPWIIGVFSAIFVLLALSMFGFYELKMPSFIQNRINKKTGEAQAQGIFGIAVMGFLSALIVGPCVAAPLAGALIYIGQSGDALLGGSALFVMSLGMGVPLLLIGTTAGRYMPRPGMWMQNITAFFGVMLLGVAIWMLSRIIPSFVSMSLWAVLIISSSIYFGALESFSEQTKGWQKVLKSILFMALVYGVALLIGFLSGATNPLAPFEKFTAKEGVSVSTSSTLFTKIKNVEELNLALKNAQKPVMLDFYADWCVNCVEFEQFTFSDSRVKAKLEKFTLLKADVTKNSDDDKALQKAFTIYGPPAILFFKEGKEVSELRLAGFKNADEFLAHLEKVGM from the coding sequence GTGAAACATACGATACGCTTTTTCTCTCTGTTTTTTCTCCTCGTGGTCACACTTTTTGGTGTTGAAAAACCCAAACTCTTAACGCCAGAAGAGGCTTTTAATGTCACCGCGACCCACAGTAACCAAGGTGTTATGATCAGCATTACGTTGGGTGAGAAAATTTATCTTTACGATGATAAAATTAGCTTAGAGCTTACGAAGCCTAAAACGCTTGATATGACACAATGGGTCGAGAGACCCAAAGCAGAGTATTTTCATGATACCCTAACACAACGTAAATCTTTTGAGCTTTTTGTACCTCAAAGTTTACTTGAAAATGAGGTCAAAAAAGGCAGTTTTACGCTCAGTTTTTCGTATCAAGGCTGTTCTGAGATGGGTATTTGCTATCAGCCCATTACCAAAGAGTTTACCTTTAAACTTAAAGGTGGCAGTGCTACGCCACTCTCGGAACAAGATTCGATTGCTCAAAGTTTTATGAGTGGTAATGTTGCGCTGGTACTGCTCAGTTTCTTTGGATTTGGACTTTTGCTCTCTTTAACACCATGTGTTTTTCCGATGATCCCCATTTTGTCTTCCATCATCGTTTCCCAACCGAGCGTCTCAATGAATGCCAAAAAAGGGTTTTGGCTCTCCTTGGTCTATGTGCTTGCGATGTCGTTGGCGTATACGATAGCAGGAGTTCTAGCGGCACTTTTTGGTGCAAACCTGCAAGCTTCGATGCAAAATCCTTGGATCATTGGTGTTTTCAGTGCCATCTTTGTGCTTCTAGCGCTTTCAATGTTTGGGTTTTATGAGCTTAAGATGCCAAGCTTCATTCAAAATAGGATCAATAAAAAAACAGGCGAAGCACAAGCCCAAGGTATTTTTGGCATTGCGGTGATGGGCTTTTTATCGGCATTGATCGTAGGACCTTGTGTCGCGGCTCCGCTTGCAGGCGCACTTATTTACATCGGACAAAGTGGCGATGCTCTTTTGGGTGGAAGTGCACTGTTTGTGATGAGTCTGGGTATGGGCGTTCCACTTCTGCTCATTGGCACAACGGCTGGGCGATATATGCCTCGTCCTGGTATGTGGATGCAAAACATTACCGCTTTTTTTGGCGTGATGCTTCTTGGCGTTGCGATTTGGATGCTCTCACGCATCATTCCTTCTTTTGTGAGCATGTCCTTGTGGGCAGTGCTGATCATTAGCAGTTCGATCTATTTTGGTGCGTTGGAGTCTTTTAGCGAGCAGACCAAAGGGTGGCAAAAAGTGCTCAAAAGCATTTTGTTTATGGCGCTTGTGTATGGTGTGGCACTATTAATCGGCTTTTTAAGCGGTGCTACCAATCCATTAGCCCCTTTTGAGAAGTTTACGGCAAAAGAGGGTGTCAGTGTCTCCACTTCTTCGACACTGTTTACAAAGATCAAAAATGTTGAAGAGCTCAATCTTGCGTTAAAAAATGCCCAAAAACCTGTGATGTTAGACTTTTACGCCGATTGGTGTGTGAACTGTGTTGAGTTTGAGCAGTTTACTTTTAGCGATTCACGTGTTAAAGCAAAGCTTGAAAAATTCACGCTTTTAAAAGCGGATGTGACCAAAAATAGCGATGACGATAAAGCATTGCAAAAAGCCTTTACAATTTATGGACCTCCTGCCATTTTATTTTTTAAAGAGGGCAAAGAGGTGAGCGAACTTCGTTTAGCAGGATTTAAAAATGCCGATGAATTTTTGGCGCATTTAGAAAAAGTAGGGATGTAA
- the ppk2 gene encoding polyphosphate kinase 2 produces the protein MILLHVKQERAVGKKKKEKVVFQNEELIVAKEKDDKVQIWVKKSELKYEKELKSLQIELLKFQNHVKDKGLKVLILIEGRDAAGKGGTIKRITEHLNPRGARIVALAKPSDTERSQWYFQRYTAHLPSAGEIVLFDRSWYNRAGVEPVMGFCSQEEHKEFLREVPKFETMLVNSGIILFKFYFSVGKEEQAKRFHERKADPLKQFKLSPVDEKSQELWDQYTVAKYSMLLASNNPRAPWTIVLSDDKKRARLNTIKYILKNVEYPDKIKKKHLRMEEDIIRTAKQEIEIMEKSLPSENLSHLNG, from the coding sequence ATGATACTTTTACATGTAAAACAGGAGCGGGCCGTGGGCAAAAAGAAAAAAGAGAAGGTTGTCTTTCAAAATGAGGAGCTTATCGTAGCCAAAGAGAAAGACGATAAAGTACAAATTTGGGTTAAAAAAAGTGAACTAAAATATGAAAAAGAGCTCAAGAGTCTTCAAATTGAGCTGCTGAAATTTCAAAATCATGTAAAAGATAAAGGGCTGAAAGTGCTCATTCTCATCGAAGGACGTGACGCTGCGGGCAAAGGTGGAACCATCAAACGTATCACAGAGCACCTCAATCCAAGGGGTGCGCGCATTGTAGCCCTTGCCAAACCCTCTGACACTGAACGTTCTCAGTGGTATTTTCAACGCTATACGGCGCATTTACCTTCCGCTGGAGAGATCGTTCTTTTTGATAGGTCTTGGTATAACAGAGCGGGTGTTGAGCCTGTAATGGGCTTTTGTAGTCAAGAAGAACATAAAGAATTTCTACGTGAAGTGCCAAAATTTGAAACCATGTTGGTCAATTCGGGCATTATACTTTTTAAATTTTACTTTTCTGTGGGCAAAGAAGAGCAAGCCAAACGATTTCATGAGCGTAAAGCTGACCCGCTCAAACAGTTCAAACTCTCTCCTGTGGATGAAAAATCGCAAGAGTTGTGGGATCAATACACCGTGGCAAAATACTCGATGCTCTTAGCCTCCAATAACCCTCGTGCCCCATGGACCATCGTCCTCTCAGACGATAAAAAAAGAGCACGCCTCAATACCATCAAATACATTTTAAAAAATGTTGAGTACCCTGATAAAATCAAGAAAAAACACCTTCGTATGGAAGAGGACATTATTCGTACAGCAAAACAGGAGATTGAGATTATGGAGAAGAGCTTACCGAGTGAAAATCTTTCACACTTAAACGGATAA